A stretch of the Vitis riparia cultivar Riparia Gloire de Montpellier isolate 1030 chromosome 13, EGFV_Vit.rip_1.0, whole genome shotgun sequence genome encodes the following:
- the LOC117928263 gene encoding cytosolic sulfotransferase 15-like gives MVGICLRYTDVLHLYLLFNHVFFTQLLTLHPHFHGENGKLRNPFFEEVDFEKLSDECQQLLATLPREKTWDGSYYYLYQGFWFRAIPLHGIILFQKHFQAEDEDVLIITSAKSGTTWLKALTFAIANRKDSPLTQSPLLTSSPHQLVRFLEYDLYYMKSEYPDLQDLPRPRFLATHLPYELLPPSIKDSKCRIVYMCRNPVDKFISLWHFVNHNRPEPLQPDSLEAGLEMVCKGIEGCGPYWDHVLGYWRMSRERPEKVLFLKYEDLKEDIICQLKRLAHFLGVPFSEEEERQGMIEEISRLCSLDSLKNLEVNMNGMHTSGLKNSSFYRKGEVGDWVNYVTPSMAERIENAFEEKLSGFGLSFKMSCNTKNEDN, from the coding sequence CTTAAGATACACAGATGTGCTGCATTTATACTTGCTATTTAACCATGTGTTCTTCACTCAATTGCTCACTCTGCACCCACATTTTCATGGAGAAAATGGAAAGCTCCGCAATCCCTTTTTTGAAGAAGTAGATTTTGAGAAGCTTAGCGATGAGTGTCAACAACTACTCGCAACCCTTCCTAGAGAAAAAACCTGGGATGGAAGCTATTACTATCTCTATCAAGGCTTTTGGTTCCGAGCTATACCCCTTCATGGCATCATTCTCTTTCAGAAACACTTCCAGGCAGAAGACGAAGATGTATTAATCATCACTTCTGCAAAATCAGGCACCACTTGGTTGAAGGCCCTCACCTTTGCCATTGCCAACCGAAAAGATTCCCCACTCACTCAGAGCCCTTTGCTCACTAGCAGCCCTCATCAACTGGTACGTTTCCTTGAATATGACCTTTATTACATGAAATCGGAGTATCCCGATCTCCAAGACCTTCCTCGCCCTAGATTCCTTGCAACCCACCTACCATATGAACTGTTGCCGCCGTCCATTAAAGATTCTAAGTGTCGGATTGTGTACATGTGTCGAAATCCAGTAGACAAATTCATCTCACTGTGGCATTTCGTAAACCACAATCGCCCTGAACCCCTGCAGCCAGATTCACTGGAGGCTGGTCTGGAGATGGTGTGCAAGGGAATTGAAGGATGTGGACCATACTGGGATCACGTGTTGGGGTACTGGAGGATGAGTAGGGAGAGACCAGAGAAGGTGTTGTTTCTGAAATATGAAGATTTGAAAGAGGACATCATCTGTCAATTGAAAAGGTTAGCCCACTTCCTGGGCGTTCCTTTCTCTGAGGAGGAAGAGAGACAAGGGATGATAGAGGAAATATCAAGATTGTGTAGTCTTGACAGCCTTAAAAACTTAGAGGTGAATATGAATGGAATGCACACCAGTGGACTTAAAAATAGCAGTTTCTATAGGAAAGGAGAGGTGGGAGATTGGGTTAATTATGTAACCCCTTCCATGGCAGAGCGAATTGAAAATGCTTTTGAAGAAAAGCTCAGTGGCTTtggtttatcctttaaaatgTCCTGCAACACTAAGAACGAGGATAATTGA